Proteins encoded by one window of Monoglobus pectinilyticus:
- the uvrC gene encoding excinuclease ABC subunit UvrC has product MKEDIMCRIKEKLKTLPMSPGVYLMKDKDGKIIYVGKSKVLKSRVSSYFINSKSHTVKTVKMVNQVNDFDYILTDSEVEALILECNLIKKYMPKYNILLKDDKQYPYIKITVKEDYPKIFVTRRLVKDGSKYFGPYMSAANTKETLDTIKRIFKIRTCNRVLPRDIGKDRPCLYYQIGQCSAPCAGKISQEEYSEMFNKISDVLSGNYSMLEKALTEKMYKASDNLEYEKAAGYRDRINNLRALDEKQKIISTNEDNRDIIGVYRENNDCCVQIFYMRGGKMLGSEHYVFENSDDTLEELISGFIKQFYFTATNIPKEILIPVEIEDSEEIEKWLSEKSGHKIRVHMPKRGDKAHTITMVNKNAEESLKVHKFKRDREQTNQNAVLKGLMELLKLKITPFRIESYDISNISGSQSVGVCVVYNNARPHKSSYRKFNIKTVEGANDYESTREVIFRRISKAYEEEDAIKSGTLQDDKAKFLPLPNLILLDGGKGHVHVIKELFETMGEEIPVYGMVKDDKHRTRALTDENQEFYIDKDSELFKFLTGLQEEVHRFAITAFRKKHEKASVHSELDDIKGVGPAKRNKLLLSFSSIKKIKNATVGELSAVIDPQTARNVYKYFHPEN; this is encoded by the coding sequence ATGAAAGAAGATATTATGTGTAGAATAAAAGAAAAATTAAAAACTCTTCCAATGTCACCTGGCGTGTATTTAATGAAGGATAAGGACGGAAAAATAATTTATGTCGGAAAAAGCAAGGTTCTTAAAAGCAGGGTCAGCTCATATTTTATAAATTCGAAAAGCCATACTGTCAAAACTGTTAAAATGGTGAATCAGGTCAATGATTTTGACTATATATTAACTGACAGTGAGGTTGAGGCGCTTATACTTGAATGTAACTTAATAAAAAAGTATATGCCGAAATATAACATACTCTTAAAAGATGATAAACAATATCCGTATATTAAAATAACTGTAAAAGAAGATTATCCAAAAATATTTGTTACAAGAAGACTTGTAAAAGACGGTTCAAAGTATTTCGGTCCATATATGAGCGCCGCCAATACAAAAGAAACTCTTGACACGATTAAAAGAATTTTTAAAATAAGAACTTGCAATAGGGTTCTGCCCAGGGATATAGGAAAAGACAGGCCATGTCTTTATTATCAGATTGGTCAGTGCAGCGCTCCGTGTGCAGGAAAAATTTCTCAGGAAGAATATTCTGAAATGTTTAATAAAATTTCAGATGTTTTAAGCGGCAACTATTCAATGTTAGAAAAAGCATTGACTGAGAAAATGTACAAAGCTTCAGATAATTTAGAATACGAAAAGGCGGCAGGTTATAGGGACAGAATTAATAATCTAAGAGCACTTGATGAAAAGCAGAAGATAATATCTACAAATGAGGATAACCGAGATATTATTGGCGTATACAGAGAGAATAACGACTGCTGTGTTCAGATTTTTTATATGCGAGGCGGAAAAATGCTTGGTTCCGAGCACTATGTTTTTGAAAATAGTGACGATACATTGGAAGAACTTATTTCGGGATTTATAAAACAATTTTATTTTACGGCAACAAATATACCTAAAGAAATTTTGATTCCCGTAGAGATAGAAGATTCTGAAGAAATAGAGAAATGGCTATCTGAAAAGAGCGGACATAAAATACGGGTTCATATGCCAAAACGCGGGGATAAAGCGCATACTATTACAATGGTTAATAAAAATGCTGAGGAATCTTTAAAAGTTCATAAATTTAAAAGGGACAGGGAGCAAACAAATCAAAATGCTGTATTAAAAGGACTAATGGAATTGCTTAAGCTTAAAATCACACCTTTTAGAATTGAAAGTTATGATATTTCTAATATTTCAGGTTCTCAAAGCGTAGGTGTTTGTGTTGTGTATAATAATGCGCGTCCTCATAAATCTTCATATAGAAAGTTTAACATAAAAACAGTGGAGGGAGCAAATGATTACGAAAGTACAAGAGAGGTTATATTTCGCAGGATATCTAAAGCATATGAGGAAGAGGACGCAATAAAATCAGGAACTCTGCAAGATGATAAAGCAAAATTTCTGCCGCTTCCTAATTTGATTTTATTAGACGGCGGCAAAGGGCATGTCCACGTAATAAAAGAACTGTTTGAAACCATGGGAGAAGAAATTCCAGTATATGGTATGGTTAAGGATGATAAACACAGAACCAGAGCGCTAACTGATGAAAATCAAGAATTTTATATTGATAAAGACAGCGAGTTATTTAAGTTTCTTACGGGTCTTCAGGAGGAAGTACATAGGTTTGCGATTACTGCCTTTAGAAAAAAACATGAAAAAGCCAGCGTTCACAGTGAACTTGATGATATAAAAGGAGTTGGTCCGGCAAAGAGAAATAAGCTTCTATTAAGTTTTTCATCTATTAAAAAAATTAAGAATGCTACAGTCGGAGAGTTATCCGCTGTTATAGACCCTCAAACAGCAAGGAATGTATATAAATATTTTCATCCTGAAAATTAA
- a CDS encoding pro-sigmaK processing inhibitor BofA family protein, with protein sequence MSFDLRSIIVYIFGLFLFFMCIKLFKKPLIWIFRLMISCIIGIGILLLFNLIFQKSGFTLALNPFNAVTIGVLGVPGLVLLCVLSCFA encoded by the coding sequence ATGTCTTTTGACTTAAGAAGTATTATCGTTTACATATTTGGCCTTTTTTTGTTTTTTATGTGTATTAAGTTATTCAAAAAACCGCTGATTTGGATTTTTAGGCTGATGATTAGCTGTATTATTGGTATTGGAATACTTCTGCTGTTTAATTTAATATTTCAAAAATCCGGTTTTACTTTGGCTCTAAATCCGTTTAATGCGGTTACAATAGGTGTATTAGGGGTTCCGGGACTTGTTTTGCTATGCGTGTTGTCATGTTTTGCATAG
- the dusB gene encoding tRNA dihydrouridine synthase DusB, translating to MKIGTLNLKNNIILAPMAGVTDKAFRLITKPFGPALMYTEMVSGKGLLYKNKRTEVLLEVLNFEKPTAAQIFGHEPEVMSEIAERSLEFGADMIDINMGCPAPKIVNNGDGSALMKNPELAGKIISAVRKSVNCPMSVKFRMGWDDDSINAVEFAKTAENNGADAITIHGRTRAQFYSGKANLEIIKKVKEAVKIPVIGNGDVHDGKSAKYMLDYTGCDGIMIGRAAQGNPWLFSSVLHYLKTGDELAPPTLEERSDIAEKHLRLLVKFKGEYRGVLEGRKHMAWYFKGLCGGAKLRNLINQCDTLEQMLDLISYENLRDF from the coding sequence ATGAAAATAGGAACTTTAAATCTTAAAAACAATATAATACTTGCACCAATGGCCGGAGTGACGGACAAAGCGTTTAGGCTCATAACAAAACCGTTCGGTCCTGCTTTGATGTATACGGAAATGGTATCCGGAAAGGGGCTTCTGTATAAAAATAAAAGGACTGAGGTTTTGCTGGAAGTTTTGAATTTTGAAAAACCTACCGCCGCTCAGATTTTTGGGCACGAACCTGAAGTAATGTCAGAAATTGCTGAACGCTCACTTGAATTTGGGGCAGATATGATAGATATTAATATGGGTTGTCCGGCACCTAAGATTGTAAATAACGGTGACGGCAGTGCATTAATGAAAAATCCTGAACTGGCAGGTAAAATTATCAGTGCAGTAAGAAAATCCGTCAATTGTCCTATGTCAGTAAAATTCAGGATGGGCTGGGACGATGACAGTATAAACGCAGTTGAGTTTGCAAAAACAGCAGAAAACAACGGCGCTGACGCAATAACAATACACGGAAGAACCAGAGCACAATTTTATTCTGGCAAAGCGAATCTTGAAATAATAAAAAAAGTAAAAGAAGCTGTAAAAATACCGGTAATAGGCAACGGAGATGTACATGACGGCAAATCCGCAAAATATATGCTTGATTATACCGGATGCGACGGTATAATGATAGGGAGAGCAGCTCAGGGAAACCCTTGGTTGTTTAGTTCTGTGCTTCATTATCTGAAAACCGGTGATGAACTTGCTCCGCCTACACTTGAGGAACGTTCTGACATTGCCGAAAAACATCTCCGGCTTTTAGTGAAATTTAAAGGCGAATACCGCGGCGTTCTTGAGGGAAGAAAACATATGGCATGGTATTTTAAAGGTTTGTGCGGCGGAGCAAAACTGAGAAATCTTATCAATCAATGCGATACTCTTGAACAAATGCTGGACTTAATAAGTTATGAAAATCTACGTGACTTTTAA
- the proB gene encoding glutamate 5-kinase, translating into MLKTKRIVIKVGTSTLTHESGKLNLERIEQLVRVISNIKNMGHEVILVSSGAIGVGAGKVGLKEKPDSVRMKQALAAIGQASLVSIYDKIFKEYGYSTGQVLLTKFILDEETRYNSARRAFDAMISFGVVPIVNENDVISTYEIEFGDNDTLSATVAELVRADLLIILSDIDGFYDSDPRKDKNAKIIPVVSEISEEIMSCAGAEGSSRGTGGMKTKLRAAKFVNDNGIDMVLLNGNVPEKIYRVLEGENIGTLFKHKEK; encoded by the coding sequence ATTTTGAAAACAAAAAGAATAGTAATAAAGGTTGGAACTTCTACGCTTACCCATGAAAGCGGAAAATTAAATCTGGAGAGAATAGAGCAGTTGGTTCGTGTTATCTCAAATATTAAAAATATGGGTCATGAAGTAATATTGGTCTCAAGCGGCGCTATTGGCGTCGGAGCAGGGAAAGTAGGTTTGAAAGAGAAGCCTGATTCAGTCAGAATGAAACAAGCCCTGGCTGCTATAGGTCAGGCAAGTTTGGTTTCTATTTATGATAAAATCTTTAAAGAATACGGATACAGCACCGGTCAGGTTCTTTTAACAAAGTTTATCCTTGATGAGGAAACTAGATATAACAGCGCTCGCAGGGCTTTTGACGCTATGATTTCATTTGGCGTTGTTCCTATAGTAAATGAGAATGATGTGATATCTACTTATGAGATAGAGTTTGGTGACAATGATACGTTATCAGCTACAGTAGCCGAACTTGTCAGAGCCGACCTCTTAATAATTCTTTCAGATATTGACGGATTTTATGACAGCGACCCAAGAAAAGATAAAAACGCAAAAATTATTCCTGTGGTATCGGAAATATCTGAGGAGATTATGTCGTGTGCAGGAGCGGAAGGTTCCAGCCGAGGAACAGGCGGTATGAAAACAAAATTAAGGGCTGCTAAGTTTGTGAATGATAATGGTATAGATATGGTTTTATTAAATGGAAATGTTCCTGAAAAGATCTATAGAGTTTTAGAAGGCGAGAATATTGGAACATTATTTAAACACAAAGAAAAATAA
- a CDS encoding Ig-like domain-containing protein: protein MRKKIYGLFFPKLIIALLLLAVIAVWSSDLFSDNKYNDVCADNEYYGQYSLSYMPIYLDGYEIQGYYCDEKVLISIDDMTRYGFELNYDPEKNVLNLRSTSEIAVYPYKQSIAVSNYIAEPSSFDVRINGIKIYAYCLDGYACVSVDDLVYLSDEYNIQTGWSDYNMCGGYDASANAFNINCFRFKVNDWAELLAQMESKVNQTEIDIYTEGKPEEATYYGAKLEPRSGIYAGIVSDGNGNPEDGSPETFHHDFGVYSSYLEFDDFQTQLNKPSSYIVPEKNCISQVPWNVVDINLVLDSANDEYIKETLDNMAKYNKPTIIRFGAEMNIGYLGDSPTAYIKAFRKIADMVHEYPNFAVMWSPNDNGSLDRPFGYFYPGDEYVDWIGVSSFLKKDFLNSLAVEDGSEVCTTRESQIYFTLGDFGYTTNSLKYITDFMKENNINKPLAISEGGVVSRISYSDENIDLWGEKRVRNMYWYAAMRFPQLKSIVYFNQDMKSEVIGFDLSFKPNYTQIIEEAITTGPYLLSYNETPKYTFVKADGGRTYNSDYIPIYGYVYQPEQYTNYVEYYIDGNLLDTKTEIPYKTYLNKNSVSDGTHTLTITAHGAASEISKSYTLVKEAGNIVIY from the coding sequence GTGCGTAAAAAAATATATGGTTTGTTTTTTCCAAAACTTATTATTGCTTTGCTGTTACTGGCTGTTATAGCGGTTTGGAGCAGTGATTTGTTTTCTGATAATAAATATAATGATGTATGTGCAGATAATGAGTATTATGGGCAGTATTCTTTGTCATATATGCCAATTTATCTTGACGGATATGAAATTCAAGGGTATTACTGCGATGAAAAAGTCTTAATTTCTATTGATGATATGACTAGATATGGTTTCGAATTAAATTATGACCCAGAGAAAAATGTGCTTAATTTGAGGTCAACATCTGAAATTGCTGTATATCCATATAAACAATCAATAGCTGTTTCAAATTACATAGCTGAGCCGTCCAGTTTTGATGTGCGGATAAATGGTATAAAAATATATGCATATTGTCTTGATGGATATGCGTGTGTCAGCGTTGATGATTTGGTTTATTTAAGTGATGAATATAATATACAAACCGGTTGGTCTGATTACAATATGTGCGGCGGTTATGACGCTTCTGCCAACGCTTTTAATATAAACTGTTTTAGGTTTAAGGTTAATGATTGGGCTGAACTGCTTGCTCAAATGGAAAGCAAAGTAAATCAGACTGAGATAGACATATATACTGAAGGAAAGCCTGAAGAAGCAACATATTACGGAGCTAAGCTGGAACCCAGAAGCGGTATATATGCAGGTATAGTCAGCGACGGCAACGGAAATCCCGAAGACGGTTCGCCGGAAACATTTCATCATGATTTTGGGGTGTATTCATCATATTTAGAATTTGATGATTTTCAAACCCAGCTTAATAAGCCCAGCAGTTATATTGTGCCGGAGAAAAACTGTATAAGCCAGGTTCCCTGGAATGTTGTGGATATTAATTTGGTTTTGGACAGTGCGAACGATGAATACATTAAAGAAACATTAGATAATATGGCTAAATATAATAAGCCGACAATAATACGTTTTGGCGCGGAAATGAATATAGGATACCTGGGGGATTCTCCTACAGCATATATAAAAGCTTTTAGAAAGATTGCGGATATGGTACATGAGTATCCAAATTTCGCTGTTATGTGGTCGCCGAATGACAATGGTTCCCTGGACAGACCGTTTGGATATTTTTATCCAGGTGATGAATATGTAGATTGGATAGGAGTGTCATCATTTTTAAAGAAAGATTTTTTAAACAGCCTGGCTGTTGAAGATGGTTCTGAGGTATGTACTACGCGCGAATCTCAGATATACTTTACCTTAGGTGATTTTGGCTATACAACGAATTCACTTAAATATATAACTGATTTTATGAAAGAAAATAATATTAATAAGCCGCTTGCCATAAGCGAGGGCGGTGTTGTCTCTCGAATCTCTTACAGTGATGAAAACATAGATTTGTGGGGAGAAAAGCGGGTCAGAAATATGTATTGGTATGCAGCTATGAGATTCCCGCAGCTAAAAAGTATTGTATATTTTAATCAAGATATGAAATCAGAAGTTATAGGATTTGACCTTTCATTTAAACCTAACTACACGCAAATTATAGAAGAAGCTATTACAACCGGTCCATATCTGCTGTCATATAATGAAACTCCTAAATATACATTTGTTAAAGCGGACGGCGGAAGAACTTATAACAGCGATTATATTCCGATATACGGATATGTCTATCAGCCGGAACAGTATACGAATTATGTAGAGTATTATATAGACGGAAATCTTTTGGATACGAAAACAGAAATTCCTTATAAAACATATTTGAATAAAAATTCTGTTTCTGACGGAACTCATACTTTAACTATAACTGCTCACGGTGCAGCGTCAGAAATATCAAAATCTTATACATTAGTAAAAGAAGCAGGGAATATAGTAATCTATTAA
- a CDS encoding tRNA(Met) cytidine acetate ligase: protein MKVCGIVCEYNPFHNGHKYQIDYIKQNLGFDAVVGIMSGNYTQRGDVAVYDKSVRALAAVQSGMDLVLELPAVHSMQSAEIFAFNSIYILHSLGLIDSIAFGAEHSEITEIQKTASLLYTEPKEFKMILKSELQSGKPFFLARKNAVYRILGNSYANILSEPNNILAIEYIKALYKLNSNIEPILIKRCESEHNDTVIHGEIASASAIRNILNIHGSNMIKAVPENCISLYKNSSLHRIEKLDTAIISDIIKSDIITIRNAPDVSEGLENKIKKSAFSSKNFSELCDNIKSKRYAHSRIRRIIMNIFLGITKEDAVTPPQYIKILNFNKKGQELLHNAKSTSKLPLAKNRNGINNIEKAVKIWDREIVFDKLYELSQI from the coding sequence TTGAAAGTCTGCGGAATTGTGTGTGAATATAACCCCTTTCATAATGGTCACAAATATCAGATTGACTATATAAAACAAAATTTAGGTTTTGACGCTGTTGTCGGTATAATGAGCGGAAACTATACACAGCGCGGCGATGTGGCTGTGTATGATAAATCTGTCCGAGCCTTGGCGGCTGTTCAATCAGGAATGGATCTAGTGTTAGAACTGCCTGCTGTTCATTCAATGCAGTCGGCTGAAATTTTTGCGTTTAATTCAATTTATATTTTACATTCTTTGGGACTTATTGACAGCATAGCTTTCGGCGCCGAACATTCTGAAATAACAGAAATACAAAAAACTGCTTCATTGCTATACACTGAACCAAAAGAATTTAAAATGATTCTCAAATCAGAACTGCAGTCGGGAAAGCCGTTTTTTTTAGCAAGAAAAAATGCTGTATACAGAATTTTAGGAAACAGCTATGCTAATATTTTAAGTGAACCTAATAATATTCTTGCTATTGAATATATCAAAGCATTATACAAATTAAACAGTAATATTGAACCTATTTTAATAAAGAGATGTGAGTCGGAGCATAATGATACCGTTATTCATGGCGAGATAGCCAGCGCAAGCGCTATAAGAAATATATTAAATATTCATGGTTCAAATATGATTAAAGCGGTTCCTGAAAACTGTATTTCATTATATAAAAATTCGTCACTCCATAGGATTGAAAAGTTAGATACCGCTATAATATCGGATATAATAAAGTCTGATATTATTACGATTCGGAATGCTCCAGACGTCTCTGAGGGATTAGAGAATAAAATTAAAAAATCAGCATTTTCTTCAAAAAACTTTTCTGAATTATGTGATAATATAAAATCAAAACGTTATGCACACAGCAGAATTAGACGAATCATAATGAATATATTTTTGGGAATAACAAAAGAAGACGCTGTAACACCACCTCAATATATTAAAATATTGAATTTTAATAAAAAAGGACAGGAACTCCTTCATAACGCAAAATCTACTTCAAAACTTCCGCTGGCGAAAAACAGAAACGGAATTAATAATATAGAAAAAGCGGTAAAAATCTGGGACCGCGAAATTGTTTTTGACAAACTTTATGAACTGTCACAAATATAA
- the pta gene encoding phosphate acetyltransferase: MSKFMDKIKETARADKKTIVLAEGEERRTIDAAAQILKEGYANIILLGNESKIKSMADGLDISEATIIDPDTSELTEELGNGLYELRKKKGMLPAQAAEKVKDVLYFGCMLVKTGRADGMVAGAVHATADVMRSSLQTIKTAPDTKVVSAFFLMMVPDCEYGNNGTFVFSDCGLNEYPDSEKLAEIAISSSKSYKSLVGGEPKVAMLSYSTYGSAKSEQVDLVKNAADKAKELAPDLKLDGELQLDAAIVPSVASLKAPDSDVAGQANVLIFPNLDAGNIGYKLVQRLAKAEAYGPMTQGMAKPVNDLSRGCSAEDIAGVVAITCVQAQNQD; this comes from the coding sequence ATGTCAAAATTCATGGACAAGATTAAGGAAACTGCCAGGGCGGATAAGAAGACTATTGTTCTTGCTGAGGGAGAGGAACGCAGAACGATTGACGCAGCAGCCCAAATTTTAAAAGAAGGATATGCCAATATCATACTTTTAGGCAATGAGTCTAAAATAAAAAGTATGGCGGATGGACTTGATATTTCTGAGGCAACTATTATTGACCCTGACACAAGCGAACTTACAGAAGAGCTTGGAAACGGACTTTATGAGCTTAGAAAGAAAAAGGGTATGCTGCCGGCTCAGGCTGCTGAGAAAGTAAAAGACGTATTGTATTTTGGCTGTATGCTGGTTAAAACAGGCAGAGCAGACGGTATGGTTGCCGGCGCTGTTCACGCTACAGCCGACGTAATGAGATCGTCATTGCAGACAATTAAGACTGCTCCTGACACTAAAGTTGTTTCAGCATTTTTCTTAATGATGGTTCCTGATTGTGAATATGGAAATAATGGAACATTTGTATTTTCTGACTGCGGACTTAACGAATATCCGGATTCAGAAAAGCTGGCTGAAATAGCTATTTCTTCTTCAAAGTCCTATAAGAGTCTTGTAGGCGGAGAGCCAAAGGTTGCTATGCTTTCATATTCAACTTACGGAAGCGCTAAATCAGAACAGGTTGATTTGGTTAAGAACGCAGCTGATAAGGCTAAAGAATTAGCTCCTGACTTAAAGCTTGACGGAGAACTTCAGCTTGACGCGGCTATCGTTCCAAGCGTTGCTTCTTTGAAAGCTCCTGACAGCGATGTTGCAGGTCAGGCAAACGTTTTGATTTTCCCGAATCTTGACGCCGGAAACATTGGCTATAAGCTGGTTCAGCGTTTGGCAAAAGCTGAAGCATACGGACCAATGACTCAGGGAATGGCAAAACCGGTAAACGACTTATCAAGAGGCTGCAGTGCAGAAGATATTGCCGGAGTTGTTGCTATTACATGTGTACAGGCTCAAAATCAGGATTAA
- a CDS encoding acetate/propionate family kinase, whose translation MKVLVINAGSSSLKYQLIETESEKVLAKGLCERIGLEGSKLTHSPEGKEKYVEEKPMPTHKTAVQMVLDALVDEEHGVIADINDISAVGHRVLHGGQYYSDSVVVNDDVKKVIKDCFPLGPLHNPANLIGIEACEDAMAGTPQVAVFDTAFGQSMEPKAYMYAIPYKYYEKYSIRKYGFHGTSHKFVSGRAIKFGELDNSNCKVIVCHLGNGASISASVGGKCVDTSMGLTPLEGLIMGTRSGDIDPAVVQYIANNENLSVDEVLNILNKESGVLGISGVSSDFRDLSAAAQEGNKRAQIALDAFIYRVAKYVGSYVAAMNGVDAIAFTGGIGENDCDTRYKICQYLGYLGIKIDEEKNKERGKEIYISTPDSNVKVMVIPTNEELAIARETLDLVK comes from the coding sequence ATGAAAGTTTTAGTTATTAACGCAGGTAGTTCATCACTTAAATATCAGCTTATCGAAACAGAATCGGAAAAAGTTTTGGCTAAAGGCTTGTGCGAAAGAATTGGTCTTGAAGGTTCAAAGCTTACACATAGCCCTGAGGGAAAAGAAAAATATGTTGAAGAAAAACCGATGCCAACCCACAAGACTGCTGTTCAAATGGTTTTGGACGCACTTGTTGATGAAGAGCATGGAGTTATTGCAGACATAAATGATATTTCCGCTGTTGGTCACAGAGTTCTCCATGGCGGACAGTATTACAGCGACTCAGTTGTTGTTAACGATGATGTTAAAAAGGTAATCAAAGATTGTTTCCCATTGGGACCTCTTCATAATCCGGCAAACCTTATTGGTATTGAGGCATGTGAGGACGCTATGGCCGGAACTCCTCAGGTTGCGGTTTTTGATACAGCATTTGGGCAGAGTATGGAGCCTAAGGCGTATATGTATGCTATACCATATAAATATTACGAGAAGTATAGTATTAGAAAATATGGTTTCCACGGTACAAGTCATAAGTTTGTTTCCGGCAGAGCAATTAAATTCGGGGAATTAGATAACAGCAACTGCAAAGTAATTGTGTGTCATTTGGGCAATGGCGCCAGTATTTCTGCTTCTGTCGGCGGAAAGTGTGTTGACACAAGCATGGGCCTTACTCCTCTTGAAGGTTTGATAATGGGAACCAGAAGCGGTGACATTGACCCGGCTGTTGTACAGTATATTGCCAATAATGAAAATTTGTCGGTTGATGAAGTTTTGAATATATTGAATAAGGAGTCCGGTGTTTTAGGTATCTCCGGCGTATCGAGCGACTTTCGCGATTTGTCAGCCGCAGCACAGGAAGGCAATAAAAGAGCACAGATAGCTCTTGATGCGTTTATTTACCGCGTTGCAAAATATGTTGGTTCATATGTTGCAGCTATGAACGGTGTTGACGCAATAGCGTTTACCGGAGGAATAGGTGAGAACGACTGTGATACCAGATATAAAATTTGTCAGTATTTAGGATATCTTGGCATAAAGATTGATGAGGAAAAGAATAAGGAGAGAGGTAAGGAAATCTACATTTCAACTCCTGATTCAAACGTAAAAGTTATGGTTATTCCTACAAATGAAGAGCTTGCAATCGCACGTGAGACTTTGGATTTAGTAAAATAA
- the sigH gene encoding RNA polymerase sporulation sigma factor SigH — protein sequence MALNYYENMTDEEIVSLAEKDRSAEEFLLNKYKNLVKSRAKMYFLAGGDNDDLMQEGMIGLFKAIHDYNSDKQASFYSFAELCVKRQIFTAIKTAARQKHQPLNTYISLNKPVYEDVSERTLVETLAERESVDPEKLYIMHEKLKDIEKEIDEKLSDLEKRVLILHLQGMSYQEISEIINKPTKSIDNALQRIKKKLDEK from the coding sequence ATGGCTTTAAACTATTATGAAAATATGACTGATGAAGAAATAGTGTCTTTAGCGGAAAAGGATAGGTCTGCTGAGGAGTTCTTGCTGAATAAGTATAAAAACCTGGTCAAGTCTAGAGCTAAAATGTATTTTTTGGCGGGTGGAGATAACGATGATTTGATGCAGGAGGGCATGATAGGCTTATTTAAGGCTATACACGATTATAATTCGGATAAGCAGGCTTCGTTTTATAGTTTTGCTGAACTTTGCGTCAAACGTCAAATTTTCACTGCTATAAAGACGGCAGCAAGGCAGAAACATCAGCCCCTTAATACGTATATATCTTTAAATAAACCTGTGTATGAGGACGTCTCTGAGAGAACTTTAGTTGAAACCTTGGCAGAAAGGGAATCTGTGGACCCTGAAAAGCTTTATATAATGCATGAAAAATTAAAAGATATAGAGAAAGAAATAGATGAAAAGTTGAGTGATTTAGAAAAAAGAGTGTTGATTTTACATCTTCAGGGTATGTCGTATCAGGAAATTTCTGAAATTATTAATAAGCCTACAAAATCAATTGATAATGCACTTCAAAGAATTAAAAAAAAGCTGGATGAAAAGTAA